A region of Paenimyroides aestuarii DNA encodes the following proteins:
- the porX gene encoding T9SS response regulator signal transducer PorX has product MNEIKILWVDDEIDLLKPHILFLEKKGYQVTTATNGQDAIDLFDEDNFDIVFLDENMPGITGLETLAELKEKKSTTPIIMITKSEEEYIMDEAIGSKIADYLIKPVNPNQILLSLKKNLDHSRLVSEKTSLDYQKEFRKIAMDMMHANSHQDWADLYKRLIFWEMQLENIEDQNLAEILERQKEEANIQFGKFVEKNYEDWINDEETAPLFSHKLFVRKVVPELRGEENILFIVIDNLRYDQWKAFEGIVNQHYKVSKEDYYFSILPTATQYARNAIFSGLTPLEMEKQLPQYWKNDTDDGGKNLFEANFLEEQLKRLRINIKHEYHKITNLKDGKKFADNFKSMKDNKLIALVYNFVDMISHAKTEMEVIKELASTDKAYRSLTQSWFKNSPLLDIIQQAQNNGFKLIITTDHGTINCKNPSQVIGDKNTSLNLRYKTGKSLTYEPKDVYVVKDPKKVQLPAINISSSYIFAKSDYFLAYINNYNYYVSYFKNTYQHGGISLEEMIIPFITLTPKK; this is encoded by the coding sequence ATGAACGAAATTAAAATATTATGGGTTGATGACGAAATTGACCTTTTAAAACCACATATACTATTTTTAGAAAAGAAAGGCTACCAAGTAACTACTGCTACCAATGGGCAAGATGCGATTGATTTGTTCGATGAAGACAATTTTGACATTGTTTTTTTAGATGAAAACATGCCGGGAATTACTGGTTTGGAAACTTTGGCAGAACTAAAAGAAAAAAAATCGACCACTCCTATTATAATGATTACAAAGAGTGAAGAAGAATATATAATGGATGAAGCCATTGGTTCTAAAATTGCCGATTATTTGATAAAACCCGTAAATCCCAATCAAATATTATTGAGTTTAAAAAAGAATTTAGACCATTCAAGGTTGGTTTCCGAAAAAACTTCTTTAGATTATCAAAAAGAATTTCGAAAAATTGCGATGGATATGATGCATGCAAATTCGCACCAAGATTGGGCCGATTTGTACAAGCGTTTGATTTTTTGGGAAATGCAATTAGAAAACATTGAAGATCAAAATTTGGCGGAGATTCTAGAACGCCAAAAAGAAGAAGCCAATATTCAGTTTGGTAAATTTGTAGAAAAAAACTACGAAGATTGGATCAATGATGAAGAAACTGCCCCATTATTTTCGCACAAATTATTCGTAAGAAAAGTAGTTCCTGAGCTTCGTGGCGAAGAAAATATCTTATTTATTGTGATTGATAATTTGCGATACGATCAATGGAAAGCATTTGAAGGCATCGTGAACCAACATTATAAAGTATCAAAAGAAGATTATTATTTTTCAATACTACCCACAGCAACTCAATATGCCCGAAACGCCATTTTTTCTGGATTAACGCCCCTAGAAATGGAAAAACAATTGCCACAATATTGGAAAAACGATACAGACGATGGCGGAAAAAATCTTTTTGAAGCCAATTTCCTAGAAGAGCAATTAAAACGTTTGCGCATAAACATTAAACACGAATACCATAAAATCACCAATTTAAAAGACGGCAAAAAATTCGCAGATAATTTTAAATCAATGAAAGACAATAAGTTAATTGCATTGGTTTATAATTTTGTGGATATGATATCGCATGCAAAAACCGAAATGGAAGTTATAAAAGAATTAGCATCAACCGATAAAGCGTATCGTTCGCTTACTCAAAGCTGGTTTAAAAACTCTCCGTTATTAGATATTATTCAACAAGCACAAAACAACGGTTTTAAACTAATTATCACAACCGATCACGGTACCATTAACTGTAAAAATCCGTCGCAAGTGATAGGTGACAAAAACACAAGTTTAAATTTGCGTTATAAAACAGGGAAATCACTAACCTATGAACCAAAAGATGTATATGTGGTGAAAGATCCTAAAAAAGTACAATTACCGGCGATAAATATCAGTAGTTCGTATATCTTTGCTAAAAGCGATTATTTTTTGGCGTATATTAACAACTATAATTATTATGTGAGTTATTTTAAAAATACTTATCAGCACGGAGGAATTTCGCTAGAAGAAATGATTATACCATTTATTACATTAACACCAAAAAAGTAA
- a CDS encoding IS982 family transposase, translated as MINFDKITEIFCLVDEFCQQFFPFLEKNSIGNKSKRPPMMSPSEIISIMILFHLSGFRCFKHFYIFYIQKHMQAEFPKTVSYNRFTELMQSNILPLTMFLKTCCMGNCTGISFVDSTPVRVCKNKRIKNNKVFKDIATVGKSTMGWFYGFKLHLIINEKGEILSFTITQANVDDREPLKNEGFLKGIFGKLFADKGYISKKIADILFVDGVHLITQLKNNMKNCLMTLSDKILLRKRSVIETVNDELKNMCQIEHSRHRSIGNFLTNLISGLIAYSFFPKKPSIQYNELKTNQLTMF; from the coding sequence ATGATTAATTTCGATAAAATTACAGAAATTTTTTGTCTTGTTGATGAATTTTGCCAGCAATTTTTTCCTTTTCTTGAAAAAAACAGTATTGGAAACAAATCTAAAAGACCCCCAATGATGTCACCCAGTGAAATAATAAGTATTATGATTCTTTTTCATTTGAGCGGTTTCAGATGCTTTAAGCACTTTTACATTTTCTATATTCAAAAACATATGCAAGCTGAGTTTCCTAAAACAGTGTCTTACAATAGATTTACAGAGCTTATGCAATCCAACATACTTCCGCTCACAATGTTTTTAAAAACCTGCTGTATGGGCAATTGTACAGGTATTTCATTTGTTGATTCCACTCCAGTAAGGGTTTGTAAAAACAAGCGAATCAAAAACAATAAAGTGTTCAAAGATATAGCTACCGTAGGCAAGTCCACTATGGGGTGGTTCTATGGGTTCAAGCTTCACTTAATTATCAATGAAAAGGGTGAAATTCTAAGCTTTACTATTACACAAGCCAATGTAGATGACCGTGAACCTCTTAAAAATGAAGGATTTCTCAAAGGGATTTTCGGAAAACTCTTTGCAGATAAAGGGTATATCTCTAAAAAAATTGCAGACATATTATTTGTTGATGGTGTTCATCTAATCACACAACTTAAAAACAATATGAAAAACTGTTTAATGACCTTGTCTGACAAAATACTATTGAGAAAACGTTCTGTTATTGAAACAGTTAACGATGAATTGAAAAATATGTGTCAAATTGAACATTCAAGACATAGATCTATAGGAAACTTTCTTACAAACCTTATTTCGGGTCTAATTGCTTATTCATTTTTTCCTAAAAAACCTTCAATACAATATAATGAACTAAAAACAAATCAGTTAACAATGTTCTGA
- a CDS encoding glycosyltransferase, with product MNYSFVIPIYNRPEEMEELLYSLSKQTYTDYFEVVVVEDGSTIDCREVVNRYSDQLNIAYHYKDNSGPGDSRNYGMKVAKGDYFIILDSDCILPPNYLTEVHAYLTNNYVDCFGGPDAAHESFSDVQKAINQVMTSVLTTGGVRGASEKLGKFQPRSFNMGISKKAFMESKGFGKIHPGEDPDLSIRLWKLHFKTALITNAYVFHKRRIDWEKFYKQVNKFGKARPILNQRYPEYNKITYWFPSLFIVGFCFSVLAIFLGIYVFIALYVFYFLALFMQSLVATKSLKISFLTIIASFIQFFGYGAGFLYSYFLLNIKKEDAVEAMPEMFFK from the coding sequence ATGAATTATTCTTTTGTAATACCTATATACAACCGTCCGGAGGAAATGGAAGAATTGCTTTACAGTTTATCCAAACAAACCTATACCGATTATTTTGAAGTGGTGGTGGTGGAAGATGGATCAACTATTGATTGCCGTGAGGTGGTGAACAGATACAGCGATCAACTAAACATTGCTTACCACTATAAAGATAATTCCGGTCCGGGCGATTCGCGCAATTATGGCATGAAAGTGGCAAAAGGAGATTATTTCATAATTTTGGATTCAGATTGTATTCTTCCACCCAATTATTTAACGGAAGTGCATGCGTATCTCACTAACAATTATGTAGATTGTTTTGGCGGACCCGATGCTGCACATGAATCGTTTTCTGATGTTCAAAAGGCAATTAACCAAGTAATGACATCGGTTTTAACAACAGGTGGCGTTCGCGGAGCATCTGAAAAATTAGGTAAGTTTCAACCACGAAGTTTCAATATGGGAATTTCTAAAAAAGCATTTATGGAATCGAAAGGTTTTGGAAAAATTCATCCTGGCGAAGATCCCGATTTATCGATACGCTTGTGGAAATTGCATTTTAAAACTGCTTTAATAACAAATGCTTATGTTTTCCACAAACGCAGAATCGATTGGGAAAAATTCTACAAACAAGTAAATAAATTTGGAAAGGCACGCCCTATTTTAAACCAGCGCTATCCTGAATACAACAAAATCACCTATTGGTTTCCGTCGTTGTTTATTGTTGGGTTTTGCTTTTCGGTTTTGGCTATTTTTCTAGGAATATATGTATTCATTGCATTGTATGTGTTCTATTTTTTGGCATTATTCATGCAAAGTTTAGTTGCAACAAAAAGCTTAAAAATAAGTTTTTTAACTATAATTGCAAGTTTTATTCAATTTTTTGGATATGGGGCAGGGTTTTTGTATAGTTATTTTCTGTTAAATATAAAAAAGGAGGATGCTGTTGAAGCAATGCCCGAAATGTTTTTTAAATAA